Below is a genomic region from Agelaius phoeniceus isolate bAgePho1 chromosome 11, bAgePho1.hap1, whole genome shotgun sequence.
CTCTGCAGGGTTAGCGCTGGACACTGAGTGTAAGGCATGTTCTAACAAATTCAGCAGctgtataaaatatatatatagactCAATGAGAGTTAAAAGTCCTCATGCACCCTTGATGGCCCACCTTGATTCCTCTAAGTTGTTTATGGAATGCCATGGATGCTGCTAGACATTTTACTTTCCAATACTTAAAAGGGGCAAGAAAGATGAGGACAGACTTTTTAGTAGGGCCTGTTATGCTAGAACAGGGATAGTggtttaaactgaaagaagatACATTCAGGCTAGTTgtgaggaagaaattttttaccaTGGGGATAGTGAAACCCTGGAAGGAGTTTTCCAGGGACTGGTAGATGTCCCGTTCCTGGAAATACTCAAGAAGATGTTGGATGgtgctttgagcaacctgaccGAGTGAAAGATATCCCTGCTCATCACAGGGGATCAGATTTGGTGACCttcaaaggtcccttccaacccaaaccattgtatGACTTATCAGTTTTGAAAAACTGCACCTGCAAAAGTCCATACCTTTAAAATTTCCCCGAGGCCATTGGAGATGTGTCGCCGAGGGATGCTCTGGAGGAAGGACCTGTCCAGGAAACTCGCCACGGGTGGGGTGTAGCCCCCGAGCTTGTTCTTACACTGCAGAAAGTTCACCCCGTTCTTGGCCCCCACACTGGCATCCACGTAGGAAAGGAGGGTGGTGGGGACCCGAATGTAGGGGGTGCGTCTCCTGTAGAGCGACGCGGCAAGCCCCACGATGTCCAGGCACACGCCCCCGCCGATGGCGATGATGGGCTCCGTGCGCCGGTCCAGGCTGAAGCTCTGGACCTCGTGCAAGATGTTCAACACCAAGTCCATGGATTTTGTTTCctcggtggtgggcagggcgagGATTTTGTGCTGGACGTTGTTCTCTTCAAAGTATTTTCTGACTTTGGAGCCGTAAAGTTTGTCGACGACTTCGTCTATGACGATGAAGCGCCGCAGTTTCCTCTTGCTGGCCGTGGCCGGCTCTGTTTGCTGGGGGTCAGTGATGTGGCCCCAGAGCAGAGTGGTATTAGAGGGCTCCAGGATGTTGTATGTTTCTACCACTTTGTAGCAAAAATAGATGGGAGCTTCAATGATCCAGGAAATCCCACCTTCGGAGATGCACTCACCTCTGGCAAGGATCAGAAAACATGGTTTGAAATCACTATATATTCCTAGCTTGATCTTTGCATGTCTGAGCTAATTATAGGATATTGCTGGGAGATAAAGAATGTAGAGTCTCTTGCCCATGCACTGCAGAAACAtggggctgtgagggtgggACACCCCCATGGGTGTCAGGGCTCACCAATTTTGTtcctggagaagctctttgAGGTCTAAGTGAAGAGTTAAATGCTTGAATTCGTACATAACATTAAAAAGATACAGTCCAGAAGGGCTGGGGCATGTTTTTCATGCTAGAAGTTGAAAACCCATATAGAATGAGCCAGCCCAAtcatttctgctttcagaaagGGAGTGGGGAAGAGAAGAGGTTGCCAAAATTTTCCACATTCATTGAAGAAGCATCCTCTGATGGTGTATCTAGATGGTAGGAGTTAATTTATTCCTATCTATACACAGCCGCACATCACATCTCCATTCAGACCAGTGTTTCTACAATGCCTTAGTTGAACTAGCAGATCTCTACCTCAAAATAGGTGTGATAGAAATAGGAAGTGCTCctggagagggaaagaaaatgatCTGGGGGTTGGGAAACAATTCCACATTGGAGGTTTCAAGGGTAAATAAAAGCCAAAATTAGTTATCTATCTAAACTAATGAAAAACACAGCCCTACAACCCCTTCCTTCTGTGGGATGGGCAAACCAGGGAAAAAACAAGTTGGGAAtcagaaaaaaaggcagatgTATTTTATATAAGACTGTTATTTGAGCTGCATTTTGGTAAAAAATGAGTTTCTGTGATATTCATTGGATAATCAGATTTCCCTACATGCCCAATTACTTTTCACATGCCTGAACATTCACTTAGAGGTCAAAATAGATGCTTCTCTGCTTTCTTTACCAAATTATCTCTAAGTTTTAAACTCTTAAAGTCTCTAAGCCCTTAAACTCCAAAGCTGTTAAACAAAACCAGTGAGGATTTTCATCTTCCAGAAAATTTCTTCTGGGCTTCTCAAATATGGTATCAGAAAAAACATTGTGTACATTTCAATGCACCATCTTATAGCTGTACTTAACTCCATGTGCATTCATCTCTGGTGTGTGACCCTTCTAAGAGACAGGATGGTTTGGAATATTATTTGGTGGAATCAGCTTTGGGTACTGGATGGTACAACCAGTACCCATTGCAACCCCTCTGCTCTATGAAAATCATAGGGAATTTGGGGCCGAACATGCCCTTGTGGGAGCATATATCAGCTGAGGATTTTTCTGCATGTTCTTGGGCCTTAGGTTCATACTTCTATCGACTGAGGTCCATTAGGCTGGTTTTGGGTCTGCCAAAATCCTGCTCtacctgctgcagctctgcctgggtgATGCTCGTGTGCGGTCACTGCAGGTGCTGGTGAAGGTCCCTCTGGCCTGGCTGAAAAAAGGGTTAGACTTGTGCCATTAGAATCTGAGAATGACAAGGGCTGGAAAACTTCTGACATGCAGAAAAGAACTGTATTAAAAAAGATCTGCATCATGAATGGAGCTCCATGTGCTTGTGAGGAGTATGCTGTAATTAAAAGATAATTAACTGGGGAGACATGCTATCAGCAAAGAGCTTTGTGTATCCCTGGGGGAAAGTTTTGTCTTTGCTCTATCTGAAACAGCATTAGGTGACTTCTGCAGTTTGAGGGATGTGTTAAGGGTTTTGCTCCTGTCAGTGACAGTTTATTTTTCCCACCTACCCATTTCATTTGTCTGCAACCACCTCTATAAACCCATCTGTCTCCCATGCCTCGGCGTGAGATTTTGCGCACACACAGATTGAATTTTcacagaaatggagaaaatgagCCCAAGTGCAGCACACAGATGTCCCTGCGTAAGCTTCTCAGAAGtttaaagaaaattcctgtCTACAAAAATGGAGGCTGTTGATAAAATTCCCTCTGTAACTCTGAGCTATGTCAAAGAGCACTGCAACCGCCCATGCTGCCATACTGCCCATGTTCCCAAGACATGTTTCCAGGTTTGTATGCataggtcaggttggatgggggtTGGAACaccctggtccagtggaaggtgtcgcTGCCCATCTCAGGGGTTTGGATTAGGTGACCTTCAAAGATCCCTTGCAGCCTGAACTATTCTATaattctgtcattctgtcaTTGCGGGTTGAAGCCGCCATGGCACCCAAGACGGTTTTTCCATCCCACCAAGAAGACTGCCCAGTTTGGCTGGCCAGAATAACACAGGCCCCTTCCTATACTCACATTGTCGCCTCAGAGAGAGTGACCTCGTCCTCACTGTTGTTGGAGAGGGTTTCTCCTTTCTTGATGCGGCTCCACGTGCTCTTGACTCTTACCAGCTGGAAATCTGTCTGCCGGGGCTCCTGGGCCATGGTGGCTCCTGGGACTGCTGCAGCACACACCTCCTCTGTCACCAGCATGCTTCCAGAAGGTGAAATCTCCCTACCCAGAGATCTCCCATCACTGGGTGCCTTTGAGGTGCTTTTTAAAGGCTCCAGGTTGACCAGGTATCAGGAGGGGAGGTCTCGTCTCCATGTGAGAGACTAATTACAAAACTGAGATTACCTAATCTGGGATGCATGTGAGGGGTGGCAGGGATGTTTGAAGACACGTGCGACTACCAGGATGGGGTTGTGTAATCAGCTGGTTTTATAATGCTTAAGATGTACAATAGAAGTGCATATATTAACTTCCAACATGATGCCCTACAGCAAACTTAAAGTTATGAAAGGCAGTTTGTGTGATTCTTCACATCATTCAGGAACCTCCTTTGCTGAGCAGAGCCTCTGATCTGGCTGCAGCTCTATGCTGCTCTTATGGGATGAGACAGGAGCAGAAGCGTGGGGATCAATACCAGCTGGTTAAAACCTCTTTTGAGTTCACATTCCCTGGGATTTTCttgaattaaggaaaaaaactatatatataatagatatttttgcttttatggtgggttaaaaaaaattatcagagaGCATTTATCTCCTGAAGGGCTGTTTGGGGCATGAGCTGGGTTTTGATCCCCACGTGACTGGGAGATGCACAATTCACTTTTCCATGTGATCTTCCAGCTGGGGCTTTTGGAGGGCCCCAGGCTCAGGTTGCCACACAAAGTATTCCCTTGGCatacagctctgtgtgctgagcacaggaagaTCTTCCTTTGATTTCACCAGCAGTGCCTGAAGGCACAAACCTGTCTTTGCCACCTTCTCAGCCGTGTTTCTGAAAGCTGTCCTTGTTCAGAAACAAAGAtcaagaaaaccaaaatcagaTGTAaaagcagaggcaggaaaaaatgAGTCTTAAAGAACCCTTTGGACAACACTGTGTCATTGCTTTGAAGGCTTAATTGCAGCCAAACTCACTTTGGAACCTTCATCTATCTCAAAACTAATATCGAGGAAAAGTTGCAAGAAAAACTTCCAAAGCCATGTAGCCCTGCTCCAAGAAGTGCCTGACTCCTGACTCCAGTCCTCACTGCTGGCTTCATCTCCAGATGGCAAAGTGCTTTTTAAAGAGGACAGGCTGTTAACCCCATTTTGtagaagaagaaaatagaaTCTCAGAAGTGAAACAACTTTCCCAAAGTCACCTTAAAGCTAGTGCCGTTTAGATGGCACACTAAAGCTTGTAGCCTGTTTACCAAATACTTGTCTGAAATTTTAACTCCCAATctaaatacaatttttattgCTTTCTGCAGGAACTGCAATTCTAATGCAGTTTGTTGTTTACTAAATCATAAACTAGAACAATCTTAGGTATGCCAGGAGGTCTGTCTTTTTCatcttgtttatttgttttaactAATAACAACACAGTCAGCATTGAGTcttcttttatttgcttttcttttactCTTTCATCATATGCATTTACTTATTTTCTATTTATACTTCCCTATTCTATTCTGGGGACACTGAAATATCTTCTGTTGCATTTGAGAAGTTGACAAATTTACATTGGTTACTCCAGTGTGTGGCTGTACAGGGCAGCGGTGACCTTGTGGCTAAGGACTCCTTGTAGATAATCTGAAGGGGGTTCAGAGTTCTGGGACATTTTTGGCCCCATACCTGGTGGTTTAGCTGGGGCATGTCTGTGATATGTAACTAGAAGGTTATGAAACTGCCAATTACTTTCTTGAGAGCCAGCAGCTTCCCAAGGTCAGGATGTGAACTTACGTAAAGCAAAGGCACTGAAAGTCGGCTCCTTTGTTGTGCCTTTCTCATGTCAGAGGCTGTTGGATCTcacctgctgcctgtgctctgggtGGGACAGGaaggtgcagccccagcctggagccatcctccccacacagcctctccccagggctggggctctgccctggtgaTTGAGGGAGGAGACTTTGTCCCCTCACCAGGCACCCAAGCACCgacctcctgctctgcagaggcagcaaaCCCACCACAGCATCCTCTGAGGCCAGGGGACAAGAGGGAACATGCACAGCCCTTCAGGTAAACTCCCTGTGCGGGGTGGGGACTCCAGGAGAGCGGtgtgacaggaggggacaccgTGTGATGCCCTAGTCCTGGGTGCCCACCTTCCCCATGGAGAGGGTGCCTGCAGGCTCTGTGGCTTGGCAGCAAGGAGCAGAGGGTAGGTTTgtcagggagaggagagaggctCAGCACAAGAGATGGATTTGTAGGAGCCTGGAGCGGAGGGAGTGGGACAATCCCAGGAGAAAGGAATGGTGGGGTGGTGGATGCTTGCAATGTCAAGAGAGCTTTGGCTGTGACTAATTTCTGATGGATTGTCAtgcttttttcagaaataatttatcTCTCTAATGGAGCACTGGGGAGATTCAGCTTTTCACCTTATTTTCCAGCAGTAGAGCCTGTAGAAAATGCATCAGCTAGTGTGTATTTTCCTTGCTTTCCCTTGAAGTTCAGTCAGGGTTTAGATCCCTGGTTCCTGCCATGAGTAGCAGCATCCTCTCTCTGGCTGCTTCCTCATGCACCCACTCCATCCCTAAGCTCCTACCTGTCCCAGGCCATCACTGCTGGCTtgctgcaggctctggcacTGTGGATGCTGAGGCTAAGGctgagcaggctgagctctgctgggacatgCCCCCTGCAATGTCTGATGGCCACTCTGGTTTTGGCCACACTGCCCAcccacccctgtccccacacAGGCCATGAcaagccctgtgctgggacatgTGTTTACACACTAAGGCAAAGAGGTGAGGGTTGGGATAAGCTGTTGTCAATGCCTGAGGTGCCCTGGTGAATATGATGGCTGGAGCTGTTGGGGATGGTTTTAGCAGACTGGATTTCCAGGTGCTTAGCAccgagcagctcctgccaaagtgcttggcacagcagcaccaaaCAGTCTGGCAGCAAAGTGTTCAGGTGGATCAGGTTCagtgctctgccctggctgagAAGAGGGCTCTTTTGGAAGGCTTTTCTGGGGCTGCAGAACAGATCTAGAGCCTGGAAGGTAAAATAAGGATAACTCTAAAATGGGAACGATAGGTTTGGTCTCAtgtctttgctttgtttttgccAAATCCAGACTGTCTTTTATCTCTGTGCATCCTTTGGGGTGGCCCCTGCAAACAGTAAAGTGTTCTGCTCTTTTCTCCACCTAAAATGTGACATCTGAGCACAAACTGCAGAGTTTAATTGAGATTCTGGAGCAGCAGGTCCCTCCATGGCACTGCACTACCTGTCTGCCCAGGGGACACTGATGTCCCACACGTACAACCTTGCAATCCTAACTCCTGACTTTGGTGTGAATCAAATTTCCTGATTTCAGGCAGAGTAGAAGCTGCAATTTATTGTTCAGCTTAGCTGTAAAATAGGGTGGCTGTGCTCTCAGCACCTGCTCAGGAAGATGCTGGGAACCATTCTGCTGGCAAGAATGGTCCATTCTAAGAATTGCCACCTTGTCTTCCTTTATGAAGCTGCTGGAGACCTAAAGCAGCCCTTTCCTGCTCTTTCATGGTAGGGCtgttttcagcattttcttcctctgagtgagctgtttttcttttctcccattGATGATAATGCACAATTAgatgggaaatggaaaaagatCTCTGTGCATACATAGATCCATAGGCACACAATCAGGAAATCTAATTTAGTGCTTAATATACTCCAGCAGTTTTTCTGGGATTGTGCAAAACTGTGCATTGAAATGAAGCACTTTTTCCTGGaattaccttaaaaaaaaagtagttacATAAAGTTTAGCTCACCTTAGTGCTCAGAGCCTTGGGCTGGGCAGCCCGCCCGGAGCTCTGCTCTGACTTGTCTGGTGCTTGCATAAATGAGGGCAATTCTGACCTCTGCTGTTGGCCCAAAGCATCACCAAGCTGCAAAAAATGCAGCACTCCCTGCAAAGGTTGTGTAAGCTTGGATGGGGGGTTGCTCCTGGcatgccctgcctgtgccctctccctgcagcacctcttGGCTCTCACGTTTGGTGTTGTAACACAGCTTACAAAACAGCTGAGGGTAAGTCTTGTTTCCTCCCCTTTGTGAGACAGGCAATCCCTGTCTGTTACTTATCCAGAAGCAGAACATGAAGATTACTAAAAGCTGACATGGATTATAAACATGTTTTTACCCCTAAATTAGCAGAAAGCCTCAGAGTGCTTGGCAGGGAGGATGAGCAGATCCCAACCTCCAGCACTCTCCAGATGAGCAGTGGGAGCCTGGGGTTGCTCCCTCATGTAATGGTGAAACTGCTGCAAGAGGAGTATGTGTCCTCTTCACTGGAAGTGTAGCTGGGCTGCGGCCAGCAAACCAGCATGGTTTGGGAAAGGGGTGGCTATTCCTGCAGCTACAATTAGTTATAAAACTGCTGGAGGAGATAAAAGCTTCCCCTGATGGTTAGAGATTGGGATGAGATATAAATCATGGCATTGTATCACAGAGTCACTGAATGGGCTGGTTTGACAAGATGTTAAAGCCCATCACAttccatccccctgccatggggagggacacctccccctatcccaggttgctcccagccctgcccagcttggccttggacacttccagggatccaggggcagccacaccttctctggccaccctgtgccagggtctcatCACCCTCTCAGAatagaatttcttcctaatagctaatctaaacctaccctctttctgtctgaagccattcccccttgtcctgtccccaCATGCCTTGTAAATGGTCTCTTTTCAtccttgtaggctcccttcaggcactggaaagCCACAGAAGTAAAAGAGATGTCTTTTTTCACTCACTCCATGTAGTTCTCTGCAGCTTTTCTATCACAGGCAATAAAACCCTGCCAGGGGCAATCTGCTCCACCCCAGCCTCTTGGCCTGTGTCTCACAGGTGCTTTCATAACTCAGCACGTGCTCTCACACTTGAGGAGTGGGGGAGTTCCTCTGAACCTTGCCTCACCCTCTGGGGCCACAGCTTGCTGTGATCCATGGTGGATTGCTGCCAGAAAGGTTTTCTGGGATCTCAGGGCTGGTTCAGTGCCATGGGCAGCATTGATTTGGCTCTCAGAGCAAGGTGATCTGGATCTTGCAGATGTTTCCACAGCATTTGAAATGCTGTAATGTTGTGTGGTGCACAGCAGCCTCCCTGGCCCAGACACAGCTTGGGAAACCTTGTGCATCCCAGAGACAcacaaatccccatttttacaAAGCTTCACCCACTGCCTGCATCTCCTGGCAAGAGCAGTTTTGGAAGCATTCTGTTTCCTCCAAGGAAAATTGGACCTGGAAGAGCAGGGTTTGTATGCAGTTCTTTGTTGTGTGATGTTTGTCTTGGagctttaaaagcaaaattaatgTGTTTAAAACATTCTTATTCTTGATCagctctgaggggaaaaagggagaatGCATGCAGCAAAAATCTATTAGAAGTATATATTAGAAAAGGTTTTCATGATTGTTTTCATAGCCCTTCAAAACCCTgtgttttgtattaaaaaaaaaagcacaccTGTCTTTATGTTCTTTAAACTCCACTTCCACTGATTGAGCAGTTACAAAATCATTATTCTtccttttaatttccatttcagAAACTCCGGCTGGGCTCATTGCTGAGAACCTTCTCAAAGCCAAAGAAATAGCCCTCAATGACCCTCATGTACCTGAACAGCTCAGGAATTACTTACAGAAAGCTCTTGATGTTGCTCTTGGACTAGACCCTTACCTGGATGCAATGGCAGCTTCCAAGAGGTACAGATTGTCCTTTGTAACCTGGTGCTTTTGTCTGTGATGGGATGAATATCTTGTTAGATTTTCTGTCCAGAACATGCCAGGAACgtgggggacagcagcaggaagtggaATGAGGCTTAAGTGCACTCAAACATGTAGCAAAGTGTGCATGGATGTATGTGTGTgagcccacagcctgcaggaaaGGAGGTGAGAACAAAAAGCTTTAAGTGTAAAATTTTGGAGATATTCTCCCAAGTGATTGTTGACTGTGGCAGTGTCTGAGTTGGAGCATTTCCTGGGGAACACCAACCTCCACACTGTGCTTGCTGGAAGGCTTGAAAAGTGAGCCCCTGGATCCAGCTGGGATAAATTAGGAGTGAAGAAAACCTGCACCTCTGGATCCACCCTCTAATAACAGCCTTTATATGTGGCTTTTATCTCCAAGCACTCAACAAACATTAATTAATCTGCTAACTAAATTACTCTGGTAACTAAACTAATTAATTAAACTAATTTAAGGTATCATTAATTCAGAAGTCCAACTGATACCCTCATTATTCTTTTTTGAGCTACAGTATATTACCCAGCCATGTGGGGTCTGCTAAACAATTCCCATTTATCAGTGTACATTTTGATATGTGGAAAAAGCCAGTTCTGTCTAAAATTGACAATGTGTAAACTGTTCCAGGCTGTGGATTATGGGAACGCTGAGCGTTCTCTCTGTTGCTGAAATAATAGCTGATAGTTGTTTGACTTACACTTGCTGTAGGATAATAGCTATACATTATCTTATTAAAGTTGTTAAAGCATTTGTGAGGGGCAGAAAAGAGGTTATATAAAATGTTCTACTCTTTAGGTCTTGGATTATCTGACTGTGGCTGACATGGGTTATGAATTCTTTCTCATTTTACTGAGGAGTGAAGGGGGGGAGCTGGAGGAATAAACCCACTGAAATGGCTCTAAACTCTGGCCCAGAGAATGATCACCATCCATTTCTGGTGGTTACTTTGTTCACACAGGGTAATCTAACCTGTCTGGAGGCTATGGACTTCTTCCAGTCCTCTATTGCCTTCCCCATGTAATAGGTAGCATCTCACTTCATCCAGAGACATTGTCACAGGCCTGACTCCTGTGAAATAGCATCTGCAGGCACCCTGCTTTTCTGAGCACTTTGtgagaaaaaaacatttctttttcctgccttgTAAGAAAAATTTAGATTTTATATCTTTCCCTCTATTCTGCAAAGAAACCTTATTTTTGGCTGGAATAAAACTAATTGTAGAACTGAACAAAACCTGGCCAGGATAACTGGAGTAATTCACTCCAAAGCAGCAGATAGAGAGAGATCTGTCTGGGACCAGCTGAAAATGGGAAAGGTTTGGGGTTGAACAGTGGGGAAATTCTTTCCTTTAGTCCCATGTTCCCTCCTTCCCAAGCCCCTATGGCTGGGGTGGCTGCCAGCACTGAGATGTGCTTATTGCCAAACTAGGTTCTCTTGGACTGGAATTTAGGATACTTGTGATGCTTCTGGGCTAATTTTTTACGGTCATGCACAGATGGAGCTTTTCCAGGAGTCCCCTCTTGGTTGTTGCTCTTTATGCTGGATGCTCAGATTTTGGTTGTTATCATAATactgaaatatctttttttttttttttccagaaaaactTCGCCTAAGCACATCCCAGGGGATGCTGAAGGAGTTGAAAGCAGTGTCAGGCTGCAGGAAACACATGCCTCTGGCTCTTTGAATGGCAAGTTGTTCAGCTAAGGGGGTAAAATGCACCAGATTGGTGTAAAGCTGTCACTGGAGTTAAAGAGAAGCTATCATCCTCTACTTTGTCTCGAGTAAGGGAAGGATGAATGCCATGGCAATGCTCAGAAAATGTAGGAAATTACTTATAAAGAAATACCTGAGCTTTCTGTGGGCTTGGAAAACTCTGGCACGACTTTTCCTGTACCCTGCCCTCCATGGCCTTGTATTCTCTCACATGTGCCCACACAAGAGTGCTTTaattcccagtgccagccccaacCCTCAGTCAACAGCAAAGAGATCATCATCCTTCCTGGAAGGGAAAGGGATGGAAAAATGCttctggtttgggtttgggataTCTGATAGGGGTTAATATGCTTTTTGTGGTGGAGGTGGCTGTGGCCAAGCACTGCACCTTTACAAGTAGAAATCCCCAGGCTTGTATCCTCTTATAAAGCCTATTACACTAAATCTATTCCCAGATTCATTCTTCCCAGATGTTCTCATCTTTGGAGTAATATATCATCCCAG
It encodes:
- the LOC129125157 gene encoding 2-epi-5-epi-valiolone synthase-like: MLVTEEVCAAAVPGATMAQEPRQTDFQLVRVKSTWSRIKKGETLSNNSEDEVTLSEATIGECISEGGISWIIEAPIYFCYKVVETYNILEPSNTTLLWGHITDPQQTEPATASKRKLRRFIVIDEVVDKLYGSKVRKYFEENNVQHKILALPTTEETKSMDLVLNILHEVQSFSLDRRTEPIIAIGGGVCLDIVGLAASLYRRRTPYIRVPTTLLSYVDASVGAKNGVNFLQCKNKLGGYTPPVASFLDRSFLQSIPRRHISNGLGEILKMALMKHKGLFDLLKNHGKYLLDTKFQSCNGFAHHGDAALQTTRIAIETMLEELAPNLWEDDLDRLVDFGHLISPELEMRVLPSLMHGEAVNIDMAFMTYVAHARGLLAAEDKEQILQCMRGLELPVWHSGCSWALIQRALRERLKHSGGQLRMPLPTGLGVADIFNDTSEETLERAYKLWVKDCKMGLEEELQAQGDSPTPSLSCVPL